In Choloepus didactylus isolate mChoDid1 chromosome X, mChoDid1.pri, whole genome shotgun sequence, a genomic segment contains:
- the LOC119523070 gene encoding 40S ribosomal protein S24-like — MNDTVTIGTRKFMTNQLLQRKQMVIDVLHPGKATVPKTEIREKLAKMYKTTPDVIFVFGFRTHFGGGKTTGFGMIYDSLDYAKKNEPKHRLARHGLYEKKKTSRKQRKERKNRMKKVRGTAKANVGAGKK, encoded by the coding sequence ATGAATGACACGGTAACCATCGGGACCAGGAAATTCATGACCAACCAACTACTTCAGCGGAAACAAATGGTCATCGATGTTCTTCACCCTGGAAAGGCAACAGTACCTAAGACAGAAATTCGGGAAAAACTAGCCAAAATGTACAAGACTACACCAGATGTCATCTTTGTATTTGGATTCAGAACCCATTTTGGTGGTGGCAAGACAACTGGCTTTGGCATGATTTATGACTCCTTAgattatgcaaagaaaaatgaacccaaaCACAGACTTGCAAGACATGGTCTGTATGAGAAGAAAAAGACCTCCAGAAAACAGCGAAAGGAACGcaagaacagaatgaagaaagtcaGGGGGACTGCAAAGGCCAATGTTGGTGCTGGCAAAAAGTGA